The proteins below come from a single Malus sylvestris chromosome 3, drMalSylv7.2, whole genome shotgun sequence genomic window:
- the LOC126614694 gene encoding NAD-dependent protein deacetylase SRT1-like isoform X1: protein MSLGYAEKLSYIEDVGQVGMTEHFDMPQVLQEKIEWLAMLVQKSKHLVVFTGAGISTSCGIPDFRGPKGIWTLQREGKALPEASLPFHRAMPSLTHMALVELERAGILKFVISQNVDGLHLRSGIPREKLAELHGNSFLETCPSCGVEYLRDFEVETIGLKETSRRCSDENCRARLKDTVLDWEDALPSKEMDLAEKHCRMADVVLCLGTSLQITPACNLPLKSLRGGGKIVIVNLQQTPKDKKANLVIHGLVDKVISGVMDFLNLQIPPFVRIDHVQIILTQALSLDKKNVNWSLRVASVHGQKAPLSFIKSIEISFLDNQGYKSAILQKEPFQLKRRTLQGKSFDMVLKINFIDSCGCPSTEIVVPLNLKVPEDNLQLDKDAILQKLRHTAVQESCCGQNAIVERNVILAPKTEVIAHAIVTNVVRYRMTAEALQAGSLGNAVKRRKESVNGFETSRKRSKVHRNKSRFQKLNGWWLGEKNL from the exons ATGTCCTTGGGTTATGCAGAGAAGCTTTCCTACATAGAAGATGTGGGCCAAGTCGGAATGACAGAACATTTCGACATGCCTCAAGTTTTGCAAGAAAAA ATTGAGTGGCTCGCCATGTTGGTGCAAAAG AGTAAGCATCTGGTGGTGTTTACTGGTGCAGGAATCTCGACCTCTTGTGGTATACCTGATTTTCGAGGTCCAAAGGGAATTTGGACTCTGCAG CGTGAAGGCAAAGCCTTACCTGAAGCATCATTGCCATTTCATCGTGCAATGCCTAGCTTGACTCATATGGCTTTGGTTGAACTGGAGAGAGCTGGAATTCTGAAGTTTGTAATTAGCCAG AATGTTGATGGTCTTCATCTTCGATCTGGAATACCAAGGGAGAAACTTGCCGAGTTACATGGTAACTCCTTTCTGGAAACCTGCCCTTCTTGTGGAGTCGA ATATTTGAGGGATTTTGAGGTTGAGACTATTGGACTGAAGGAGACTTCAAGACGGTGCTCAGATGAAAATTGTAGAGCAAGGCTTAAGGATACAGTTCTTGACTGGGAG GATGCATTGCCCTCAAAGGAGATGGATCTGGCTGAGAAGCACTGCAGGATGGCTGATGTTGTATTATGTTTGGGGACAAG TTTGCAGATCACTCCAGCATGCAATCTTCCTCTGAAATCGCTCCGTGGTGGGGGAAAGATTGTAATTGTCAACCTTCAG CAAACTCCAAAGGACAAGAAAGCAAATTTAGTGATCCATGGACTCGTTGATAAG GTTATTTCAGGTGTCATGGACTTTCTGAATCTTCAGATTCCTCCATTTGTCCGGATAGATCATGTTCAGATCATTCTAACTCAAGCCTTGAGTTTAG ATAAAAAGAATGTGAACTGGAGCCTCCGCGTCGCAAGTGTACATGGACAGAAAGCTCCGTTGTCATTTATCAAATCTATTGAG ATATCCTTCTTAGACAATCAAGGGTATAAATCAGCTATTCTACAGAAGGAACCATTTCAATTGAAAAG GAGAACCTTGCAGGGAAAATCGTTTGATATGGTTTTGAAAATCAACTTCATAGATAGTTGTGGTTGTCCATCCACAGAAATTGTTGTACCTCTTAATCTTAAG GTTCCAGAAGATAATCTTCAGCTTGATAAGGATGCCATATTGCAAAAGCTCAGACACACGGCAGTTCAAGAATCATGCTGTGGACAGAATGCAATTGTTGAGAGAAATGTCATCCTGGCCCCAAAGACTGAGGTCATTGCACATGCCATTGTAACGAATGTTGTCCGGTATAGGATGACTGCTGAAGCCTTGCAAGCTGGTTCCCTAGGTAATGCCGttaaaaggagaaaagaaagtgTCAATGGTTTTGAAACATCAAGGAAGAGATCAAAAGTGCACAGGAACAAATCTAGGTTTCAGAAACTGAATGGTTGGTGGTTAGGCGAAAAGAACTTGTAA
- the LOC126614694 gene encoding NAD-dependent protein deacetylase SRT1-like isoform X2, producing MPSLTHMALVELERAGILKFVISQNVDGLHLRSGIPREKLAELHGNSFLETCPSCGVEYLRDFEVETIGLKETSRRCSDENCRARLKDTVLDWEDALPSKEMDLAEKHCRMADVVLCLGTSLQITPACNLPLKSLRGGGKIVIVNLQQTPKDKKANLVIHGLVDKVISGVMDFLNLQIPPFVRIDHVQIILTQALSLDKKNVNWSLRVASVHGQKAPLSFIKSIEISFLDNQGYKSAILQKEPFQLKRRTLQGKSFDMVLKINFIDSCGCPSTEIVVPLNLKVPEDNLQLDKDAILQKLRHTAVQESCCGQNAIVERNVILAPKTEVIAHAIVTNVVRYRMTAEALQAGSLGNAVKRRKESVNGFETSRKRSKVHRNKSRFQKLNGWWLGEKNL from the exons ATGCCTAGCTTGACTCATATGGCTTTGGTTGAACTGGAGAGAGCTGGAATTCTGAAGTTTGTAATTAGCCAG AATGTTGATGGTCTTCATCTTCGATCTGGAATACCAAGGGAGAAACTTGCCGAGTTACATGGTAACTCCTTTCTGGAAACCTGCCCTTCTTGTGGAGTCGA ATATTTGAGGGATTTTGAGGTTGAGACTATTGGACTGAAGGAGACTTCAAGACGGTGCTCAGATGAAAATTGTAGAGCAAGGCTTAAGGATACAGTTCTTGACTGGGAG GATGCATTGCCCTCAAAGGAGATGGATCTGGCTGAGAAGCACTGCAGGATGGCTGATGTTGTATTATGTTTGGGGACAAG TTTGCAGATCACTCCAGCATGCAATCTTCCTCTGAAATCGCTCCGTGGTGGGGGAAAGATTGTAATTGTCAACCTTCAG CAAACTCCAAAGGACAAGAAAGCAAATTTAGTGATCCATGGACTCGTTGATAAG GTTATTTCAGGTGTCATGGACTTTCTGAATCTTCAGATTCCTCCATTTGTCCGGATAGATCATGTTCAGATCATTCTAACTCAAGCCTTGAGTTTAG ATAAAAAGAATGTGAACTGGAGCCTCCGCGTCGCAAGTGTACATGGACAGAAAGCTCCGTTGTCATTTATCAAATCTATTGAG ATATCCTTCTTAGACAATCAAGGGTATAAATCAGCTATTCTACAGAAGGAACCATTTCAATTGAAAAG GAGAACCTTGCAGGGAAAATCGTTTGATATGGTTTTGAAAATCAACTTCATAGATAGTTGTGGTTGTCCATCCACAGAAATTGTTGTACCTCTTAATCTTAAG GTTCCAGAAGATAATCTTCAGCTTGATAAGGATGCCATATTGCAAAAGCTCAGACACACGGCAGTTCAAGAATCATGCTGTGGACAGAATGCAATTGTTGAGAGAAATGTCATCCTGGCCCCAAAGACTGAGGTCATTGCACATGCCATTGTAACGAATGTTGTCCGGTATAGGATGACTGCTGAAGCCTTGCAAGCTGGTTCCCTAGGTAATGCCGttaaaaggagaaaagaaagtgTCAATGGTTTTGAAACATCAAGGAAGAGATCAAAAGTGCACAGGAACAAATCTAGGTTTCAGAAACTGAATGGTTGGTGGTTAGGCGAAAAGAACTTGTAA